ATTGCATCTGATAGCACTTTCCAAACCACCATCTTCAGCTATCTGAAGAAGATAAGGAGTAATTATATTGCTTATAGAAAGAGAAGCAGTTTTAGAATATCTTGAAGGAATATTAGGTACGCAATAATGTAAAACATTACTTTTTATAAAAGTTGGCTTTTCGTGGGTTGTTACTTCAGAGGTTTCGAAACAGCCTCCCATATCAATACTTACATCCACAATTACGGCACCCTTTTTCATGTGTTCGACCATAGTTTCAGTAACTATAATCGGACAGCGTTCTTTTCCCCGCATGGCACCAATAGCTACATCACAACGTCTCAAGGCTTTTAATAATGCTTTCTGTTGGATAGTAGAGGTGAAAATTCGCTGGTTCAGATTATTTTGTAAACGACGTAATTTGGTAATCGAATTATCAAATACTTTTACATTGGCACCTAACCCAATAGCTGTTTTTGCAGCAAATTCGCCTACTGTTCCGGCACCTAAAATAACAACATCAGTAGGAGGAACACCTGTGATGTTTCCAAATAAAAGTCCTTTTCCGAATTCATTTGTAATCATCAGTTCGGCAGCAACCAGAATAGAAGCTGTACCGGCAATTTCGCTTAATGATTTTACGGCAGGATAGGAACCGTCTTCATCTTTAATATATTCAAAAGCAAGTGCAGTGATTTTTTTTTGAGCTAAAGCTTCAAAATAAGCTTTCTTTTTAGTTTTTAACTGGATAGCAGATATGATTGTCGTTTCAGGATTAATCATTTTGATTTCTGCCAAAGTAGGTGGTTCAACTTTCAGTAATAACGGACAACCAAAAACTTTTTTAGTATCATTAGTAACTTCTGCACCCGCATCACTGTATTCTTTATCCGAATAGCTGGAACTCTCACCTGCACCTGATTCAATCATAACACGATGTCCTGCATATGTCAATGAATTTACAGCATCGGGTGTTAAGCAAATACGACGTTCCTGATAACTTGTTTCTTTTGGTATACCTATAAAAAGTTCTCTTTTTTGGCGGCCAATTTCAAGTTTTTCTTCTTGTGGCAACAATTGCTGTTTGGTAAACGGGGTTAAGGTTATCGACATGTGTAATGCAAGAATTAAGAGTACAAATTACGTAAAAAGTTTTAAAATTAGTAAAATATTCTGCGAATACTGAATTAGCAGTTAAAGTATCATTTTTTCCATTTTAATATTGGCTCTTTCGTAAAGTCCTTCTTCAAGGACAACTTCAACAAAACCAAACTTTTTATATAAGTGAATTGCGGGTGTTAAAATTAGATTTGAATATAAAATTAACTTTTTGATGTTATTTTCTTTTGCTATGGCAAATGCATAAAGAAGCAATTTATTACCAATTCCAAGTCCCTGGGCTTTATCTGAAACCGCCATTTTGCTCAACTCAAAAGTTTCAGCATCAATTTTCATTAAGGAAACCGTGCCAAGGATTTTATTATTAAGTTTAGCATAAAAAATCATTCCGCCTTTGTCTATAATTTCTTCATGCGGATTGGAAAGTACTAATTCGTCTTTTTCTTCTACTCTGAAATATTTTGTCAGCCATTCAAGATTCAACGTTTTAATGTGATTTTTCAATTCAGGTGAAAAAGGAATTATTTCTACGGTATTTTGGTGATTCATTGTTAAAATAGCATTTGTTGGATTAAATTAACTCTAAGTTTCTTCTACCATCTGCCTGTAATTGAATATTAACTATAGAATGCTCCTCCGGAATCAAACTAGCAATTTTTTCAGACCATTCGATAAAACACCAGTTTCCGGAATATAAATAATCATCCACACCCATATCAAGTGCTTCAGTTTCTTTATTAAGCCGGTAAAAATCAAAATGATAAACAATTTGATTGTTAGAAGTGTAATACTCATTAACTAAAGAAAAAGTGGGACTGCTGGTTGCGTCTTTAACTCCCAAAGTTTTGCATAATTCTTTAATCAAAGTAGTTTTTCCAACACCCATTTCTCCATTAAAAAGAATGATTTTTTTGGGATTTTGGGCAATAATTTTTTCGGCTACTTCCTGAATCTGATCTAATGAAAAAACGATATTCATTGGTTTGTATTTCTTTAATTTAAATCAGTCCCGGAATTATGTAATTATAAAACCGGGACTGAAATTGTTTTTTATTTTGGATTAAAAACCAAAAACGGAATAATCATTTCTTCAAGCGAAATTCCGCCATGCTGGTAGGTGTTTTTATAATAACTCACATAATGGTTGTAATTGTTTACATAGGCCAAAAACAGATCATTTTTTGCAAAAATAAAAGAACTGCTCATGTTTATAGCTGGCAAGCCGATAGTTTTTGGTTCTTTTACTACATAAACATCTTTTTGTTCGTAAGTTAAACTGCGCCCGGTTTTGTAACGTAAATTAAGACTGGTATTTTTGTCTCCAACTACTTTTGAAGGGTTTTTTACGTTTATGGTTCCGTGATCTGTTGTCAGGATTAATTTA
The Flavobacterium flavigenum genome window above contains:
- a CDS encoding alanine dehydrogenase, with translation MSITLTPFTKQQLLPQEEKLEIGRQKRELFIGIPKETSYQERRICLTPDAVNSLTYAGHRVMIESGAGESSSYSDKEYSDAGAEVTNDTKKVFGCPLLLKVEPPTLAEIKMINPETTIISAIQLKTKKKAYFEALAQKKITALAFEYIKDEDGSYPAVKSLSEIAGTASILVAAELMITNEFGKGLLFGNITGVPPTDVVILGAGTVGEFAAKTAIGLGANVKVFDNSITKLRRLQNNLNQRIFTSTIQQKALLKALRRCDVAIGAMRGKERCPIIVTETMVEHMKKGAVIVDVSIDMGGCFETSEVTTHEKPTFIKSNVLHYCVPNIPSRYSKTASLSISNIITPYLLQIAEDGGLESAIRCNKGLKNGIYLYHGILTNKAIGEWFDLPDNDINLLVF
- a CDS encoding GNAT family N-acetyltransferase, which codes for MNHQNTVEIIPFSPELKNHIKTLNLEWLTKYFRVEEKDELVLSNPHEEIIDKGGMIFYAKLNNKILGTVSLMKIDAETFELSKMAVSDKAQGLGIGNKLLLYAFAIAKENNIKKLILYSNLILTPAIHLYKKFGFVEVVLEEGLYERANIKMEKMIL
- the tsaE gene encoding tRNA (adenosine(37)-N6)-threonylcarbamoyltransferase complex ATPase subunit type 1 TsaE, which translates into the protein MNIVFSLDQIQEVAEKIIAQNPKKIILFNGEMGVGKTTLIKELCKTLGVKDATSSPTFSLVNEYYTSNNQIVYHFDFYRLNKETEALDMGVDDYLYSGNWCFIEWSEKIASLIPEEHSIVNIQLQADGRRNLELI